One genomic segment of Mercenaria mercenaria strain notata unplaced genomic scaffold, MADL_Memer_1 contig_4133, whole genome shotgun sequence includes these proteins:
- the LOC128553623 gene encoding uncharacterized protein LOC128553623, producing MAMNEIKSSRETLIQRLSKSKTEAENEIRNVRMAMETLLNSLEKESLKEIEEQFRQMKLQLEEEKKGAEDELDILKQAEEGLVKAEGNRAQQFVSLKRAQNIIAQTKEMSRSLRLTNDANILFAPDSAIRYFLLNRKTLGSVNHDVATQIKQRKALYTIKATRELHIKMQNDESSCWVHGSCLTEDGALLMADFNNDTLKRANNVKNPLLDQCKLPDHPYSVCCLNKHEAAVTLLNNTVQFVSLADKMTPTRQIKLTHYCFGIACKGDKLYITDNINSLYIHDMTGNLLKKVLQNIPGSRHIAFSDTGNETFVACLGIGLITIDVNAKHTNTYTASDISDSTGICSDGRGNLFVCGFNSSTVVQIGQDLNKIGEIVKRSNGLKHPQSLCFDHRTSTLIVTQSHQSNSDIVKLFDLQ from the coding sequence ATGGCGATGAATGAAATTAAATCAAGTAGGGAAACGCTTATTCAAAGGTTAAGTAAATCTAAAACAGAAGCTGAAAACGAGATAAGGAATGTCCGAATGGCGATGGAAACGCTTCTAAATTCTCTCGAGAAAGAATCtttaaaagaaattgaagaaCAGTTCAGGCAGATGAAGCTACAGTTAGAGGAGGAGAAAAAAGGAGCAGAAGATGAATTGGACATTTTAAAACAAGCCGAGGAGGGTCTCGTGAAAGCAGAAGGGAACCGAGCCCAACAATTTGTTTCCCTGAAAAGAGCTCAGAATATAATTGCTCAAACCAAAGAAATGTCTCGTTCACTACGATTAACAAATGATGCAAATATATTATTCGCTCCCGATTCAGCTATACGTTATTTCTTATTAAATCGTAAGACGCTTGGATCAGTCAACCACGATGTTGCCACACAGATAAAACAAAGGAAAGCGTTGTATACAATTAAGGCAACTAGAGAACTTcatatcaaaatgcaaaatgatGAGTCATCCTGTTGGGTACATGGTTCATGTTTAACAGAAGACGGTGCCCTGCTTATGGCTGACTTCAACAACGACACACTGAAACGAGCAAACAATGTCAAAAATCCATTGCTGGATCAGTGTAAGTTACCCGATCACCCTTATAGTGTATGCTGCCTAAATAAGCACGAAGCGGCCGTCACCTTGCTGAACAACACTGTTCAATTTGTCTCCCTTGCAGATAAGATGACGCCTACACGTCAGATAAAGCTGACCCATTATTGCTTTGGTATCGCTTGCAAGGGAGATAAATTGTATATAACTGATAACATTAACTCACTCTATATACACGATATGACAGGAAACCTACTGAAGAAAGTCTTACAAAACATTCCCGGGAGTCGGCATATTGCCTTCAGTGATACTGGAAATGAAACGTTTGTAGCATGTCTGGGTATAGGCCTTATAACTATTGATGTGAATGCAAAACATACGAACACTTACACTGCTTCAGATATCTCAGATTCAACAGGAATTTGTTCAGATGGAAGAGGCAATCTATTTGTGTGTGGATTCAATTCTAGTACTGTTGTCCAGATTGGAcaagatttaaataaaattggTGAAATAGTGAAACGATCAAATGGACTGAAACATCCTCAGTCGCTGTGCTTTGACCATCGGACTTCAACTTTGATCGTCACACAATCACACCAATCAAACAGCGACATAGTGAAATTATTCGACTTACAATAA